The DNA region ACCGATTGCGGTACTGTCTGGGCACACGGGGATGATTACGTCGGTGAATTTTTGCCCGTCGCCGAAGACGGACATGCGCTACCTGGTGACGACCAGCACGGACGGATCGGTCGCTTTTTGGGAGTACAGCACGCGCGGAGGGAAGGCCAACTTTAACTCGAAGCCGGTCATGTACCACGAGAAGCTGCGACCCGGGCAGGCGCAGATGATTTGCGCGTCGTTTTCTCCGGGGGGAATTTTCCTCGCTGCCGGTTCGGCGGATCATCACGTGCGCGTTTACCTAATGTCCGAGGATGGGCCCAAGCGGATCCTCGAGACGGAGTCCCACTCGGACACGGTCGATTCGATCCAGTGGGCCCACCGTGGGTTGCGGTTCATTTCGGGCAGCAAGGATGGGACCGCACTGGTGTGGCACTTTGAAACGCAACAGTGGAAGTCAACTCGGCTAAACATGACCGAACGATTGCCGAGTTGTCCGCCGCCGACGCCCGAGGAGGCCAGCTCGAAGCCCAAGGTGACGATGGTGTCGTGGGACAACGGAGACGATTGGGTCATCACGGCGGTGAACGATTTCACCATCAAAATCTGGAACGCTCACAACGGCAAGCTGCACAAGGTGCTGCGTGGTCACACGAATGAAATCTACGTGTTGGAGTCGCACCAGAAGGATCCGGGAGTGTTGCTTTCGGCTGGGCACGACGGTCAGCTGTACATCTGGGACATTGTGCAGGGCGTTTCGTTGGCCAACTTCCTGAACCACATCGACGGTCAGGGCGATGGGGGGATTTTCGATGCCAAGTGGTCACCGGACGGAAACATGATCGCTGCCACCGATTCACACGGTCACATTCTGATGTTCGGGTACGGTTCCGGACACGAACGGCTCAAGCAACTGCCGAAAGAGTTGTTCTTTCACACGGATTACCGACCGCTGATTCGAGACTCGTCCCACCACGTGATGGACGAGCAAACGCAAACGATGCCCCATCTGATGCCACCACCGTTCCTGGTCGACATCGACGGCAATCCGTACCCTCCGGCCATGCAGCGGTTAGTTCCTGGACGGGAGAACTGCCCGACGGATCAGCTGGTGCCAAACATTGGCATTGGCGGCCAAGAAGCAGCCGAATCGCCCTCGCAGGAAGTGTCCTGGTCCAACATTGACCGAATGATCGAAGCGTTGGCCAATCGGCAAGCCGGAGCAGATGGCGGAGATCAGGCACCCGATTCGAACAACGATCGCGACAATCCTCAACCGCAAGGAGCAGACGCCCCACCCAACGACCCAAACCGTCCCGCCGGAGGACGTTCCCAGCAAGGGGTGCAGCGTTTCAGTGCCGGCAACTGGCATCGCGATGGCAGCTACAAGTTCCACCGCCGGCAGTACGTCCGCCCGATGAACCATTCCCTGCTGCAAATGCTCAAACAAAAGACGTACGCCGCCGGTCTGCAGGAGCACGAGTTGTACCGTCGCGAGATGCGTCGGCGGCCGCTCATGATCAACACGTCCAACAACAGCAGCTCACTGACAAGCCAGTCGAATCGTCGCTCCGGCGGCGGAAGTCGCAACAACTCGAGCCGTCCGTTGCGTCGCTCACAAGCCAATGGCGACGCCAACGGGAGTCGAGCCCAGCCAGCGTACAGAACGAGAGCCGTGCGGGAAAACGAACCCGAACCGGAAGCTCCCGAGCAGCACGAATCGTCCTCGTCGGAAACGAGCAACAGCGACGATTCAACGGCCATCGAGGAAGAGTTGGACCTGTCCGGATCGTCCACCTCGGACACGGACAGTTCCGACTACTCGGACTGGGTGTCGCACGAACCGGGTCGCAACCTGGAACCACCCAAGCGGTCCAAGCGCAAGCACGTCCAACGTCGTGCGTACTCACCTCCGGAAGTGGAAGCCCCGGGACCGTCCAGCAGTAGCAACGGACGGCGTCCGAAGGTGCGCAAGATCCCGATCACCCGCGACGGTGAAATCCCCGAAACGTACCGTCCCCCCGAGTGGCTGTCGGAGGTCATCCCGCGCAAAGCCCCGTACTACCCGCAGATGGGAGATTCGGTGGTGTACTTCCGGCAGGGCCACGCTCGCTACCTGGAGGCCGTCCGCAACAAGAACGTGTTCAACCTGGGCAACAAGTGCGAACCGTGGGCGTCGATCGAGCTGCGTGACCACGAGTGCTGCAAGGTGATCGGTATCAAGTACGAGATTCGACCTCCGCGGCTGTGCTGCCTCAAGCTGGGCATCATGAACGAGGAGGGCGGTCAAACGGGTCGCTCGTTCGTCATCAAGTATCACGACATGCCCGACGTGCTGGACTTTTTGGTGTTGAAGCAGACGTTCGACACTTCGGTGCGTCGCAACTGGGGACCCGGCGACCGGTTCCGCTGTATGATCGAAGACGTGTGGTGGCTCGGCCAAATCGAATCTCACAACCAGCTGTCGCCGGATTTCCCCGACTCGTTGTTTATGTGCTTCCGGGTACGCTGGGACAACGGCGAGTACGAATTCATGAGCCCGTGGGATTTGGAACCGGTCGACGAGAACCGACTGCCCGTCGAGGTGGGCGGAGCCGTGCCCGTGCTGGACGAAGAACTGAAAGCGACGCTGTATCAACCCAAGACGGAAGAGTGGCCACGGGGCGATCGGGACGCGTCCTGTCGGAGGATTATCGCCGGACTGGAGCAGGTCATGGGCCTGGCCATCGCCGACCTGTTCCTCGCCCCGGTCGATCTGAACATCTACCCGGAGTACGCGTTCGTCGTGGAGTATCCGATCGATCTGAACACGATCAAGGCGCGCTTCGAGAACCACTTCTATCGACGCATCACGTCGGCCCAGTTTGACGTGCGTTACCTGGCCACGAACGCGGAAAAGTTCAACGAATCGCACAGCAACATCGTGAAGCACGCGCGGATCATTACCGATCTGTGCCTGCGGATATTGGGGTAGGTTGAGGAAGTCCTTACGTGCGATTTCAAATTCTGATTCTAATCTTATCTTTTCACAGAGATGTGAACGACGTGGACGTTCCGGCCGTGTACCACCAGCTGGTAGACACGTACATTTCTTCGGACTCGGACAGCGATACCAACCAGGGAGCGGGACCTTCCACCAGCACCAGCAGTCGGCGGCCACCGGCTGGATCTCGACGGTAAGCTAGTCGACTCCAATTAGAAACTTCACACTAACGCTTAAATCCCGCAGATCTCGCAGGTTGGTTCCGGAGGGCGATTGGCGCGTCGATTGCCGCGAGCTGCTCGAGATGATCTGGCAGTGCGACGATTCGGAACCGTTCCGGGAGCCGGTGGATACCATTCAGCATCCAGGTAGGACAAACCCAATTACGAAAGTAGATTTGTCACACTAAACCTTCCTGTTTTGCCCACAGACTACCTGCAGATCGTGGACACCCCGATGGATCTGCGCACCATCAAGGAAGACCTGCTCGGCGGGAACTACGAGTCGCCGCTGGACTTTTGCAAGGACATGAAGCTCATCTTCCAGAACTCGCGCAACTACAACACCAACAAGCGGTCGAGGGTGAGTTTGTTGTGGGGGTGTAATGCTAAGCGTAACGGACCCTGCAACTGGGTTAGGGCGTCTCCATTGCTGGGGGCAAATTAATTTGCCACCGAAGGGCAATtctaaaataataacatttaaCAATTTGAAATCCAAGCATTCAAGCCCTCAATTAACCcttacaacctaaccccgcctctaggcAAGATTCGATCTGAAAATTcgtcaaaaatacattttcaattatttttttatttttaaaaagcattggtaaaaagaactattaaaattttagagttggaagtttgactttttttatgcAACTTTGCCAatgtaaatgtttttaaaaatgtcattttttcactaacatttactaatttttttgtaaaaataagaaaaatataaagcaaGACTTTGGtattagagggttaaaaaaacattaaaattcaaaaaagtaatccttttttgtactttttttttctaattgtttacaagttaatttatttgaataaaaacataaaaaatattttttttcattgttatttgcaaatatttttcaaagtttcccTTCCGTCAATATTGGCCCAAAAAAAggacaaaaaacacaaatttgggTACTGAAGCCctatgttaatttttatgtgaaacggtaaaaaacacgattaaaaaccatttcttataatttttttgttcattttaatgcaaaaaatagtattgacaagacaacattttttcaatggttCAACTATTGTCCCCTTGGACCTtttcaagtaggaccttttcaggcacgaggtttatttttttaaaatggaattcaaaatccattttaaactctttatgGTCGTGTAAAGGGtctttgtactcagaaaaatacgCTTTAACgtagtgaacaataatatcagcattcttaacttaatttcaaaacCCAATTTCCAGATTAAAAAGGAATTTCCGTAAAAACagtaaatcaaataaatatacagcaattccccacgaaaacagcatgattcgaaaaaaaaagttctccgatcgggctcaaattttttcttggggttccttggccgaaataattagacccgtatttttttgtttggccattaggggtacatacgccgtgttagggtggtccgaaaaatggcaattttcgtcatttttcgcacaaaccacatttttcataaaaatataacttaacgccatttcatccgattttagctgtcttagacgcaaaagaaaggtgattagtttggctattcgggaaaaatagtaaaaagtttcaaaaatctagcttaacatttgaaaaggtcgtatggaaaatttaaatgctgttttgaaggtttcgggaccaaagagcctatgtctgaaaatatttttatcggattcctcggaaaattttacataacatat from Culex quinquefasciatus strain JHB chromosome 3, VPISU_Cqui_1.0_pri_paternal, whole genome shotgun sequence includes:
- the LOC6054337 gene encoding PH-interacting protein isoform X2, which encodes MDTNIVRMEEQGGPSRNILVPELYFLISKFLANGPLQETAKVLARELEHLNILPRRLDWTGQEHQQTLEELERKYPHIGPQHLLELCARIGPILDKELAPAVPGVLSLLGAGRQSVLRTRHSVTQPQQLIDYCSRRNHMPLADAVHRNNTHNIVRVLYGRESAGPIVRRLAIPSSFYSKQMLQRRTLGHLSAVYCVLFDRSGKYIITGADDLLVKLWSAIDGRLLATFRGASAEITDIAINLDNTMLAAGSLDRILRVWDIQYGGPIAVLSGHTGMITSVNFCPSPKTDMRYLVTTSTDGSVAFWEYSTRGGKANFNSKPVMYHEKLRPGQAQMICASFSPGGIFLAAGSADHHVRVYLMSEDGPKRILETESHSDTVDSIQWAHRGLRFISGSKDGTALVWHFETQQWKSTRLNMTERLPSCPPPTPEEASSKPKVTMVSWDNGDDWVITAVNDFTIKIWNAHNGKLHKVLRGHTNEIYVLESHQKDPGVLLSAGHDGQLYIWDIVQGVSLANFLNHIDGQGDGGIFDAKWSPDGNMIAATDSHGHILMFGYGSGHERLKQLPKELFFHTDYRPLIRDSSHHVMDEQTQTMPHLMPPPFLVDIDGNPYPPAMQRLVPGRENCPTDQLVPNIGIGGQEAAESPSQEVSWSNIDRMIEALANRQAGADGGDQAPDSNNDRDNPQPQGADAPPNDPNRPAGGRSQQGVQRFSAGNWHRDGSYKFHRRQYVRPMNHSLLQMLKQKTYAAGLQEHELYRREMRRRPLMINTSNNSSSLTSQSNRRSGGGSRNNSSRPLRRSQANGDANGSRAQPAYRTRAVRENEPEPEAPEQHESSSSETSNSDDSTAIEEELDLSGSSTSDTDSSDYSDWVSHEPGRNLEPPKRSKRKHVQRRAYSPPEVEAPGPSSSSNGRRPKVRKIPITRDGEIPETYRPPEWLSEVIPRKAPYYPQMGDSVVYFRQGHARYLEAVRNKNVFNLGNKCEPWASIELRDHECCKVIGIKYEIRPPRLCCLKLGIMNEEGGQTGRSFVIKYHDMPDVLDFLVLKQTFDTSVRRNWGPGDRFRCMIEDVWWLGQIESHNQLSPDFPDSLFMCFRVRWDNGEYEFMSPWDLEPVDENRLPVEVGGAVPVLDEELKATLYQPKTEEWPRGDRDASCRRIIAGLEQVMGLAIADLFLAPVDLNIYPEYAFVVEYPIDLNTIKARFENHFYRRITSAQFDVRYLATNAEKFNESHSNIVKHARIITDLCLRILGDVNDVDVPAVYHQLVDTYISSDSDSDTNQGAGPSTSTSSRRPPAGSRRSRRLVPEGDWRVDCRELLEMIWQCDDSEPFREPVDTIQHPDYLQIVDTPMDLRTIKEDLLGGNYESPLDFCKDMKLIFQNSRNYNTNKRSRIYSMTLRLSTLFEAHIKPIIYNWKSARRRGKANAAKRAAGQGGGSSAGAGSSGGAPKNRGRDDRSSRRSNPQNHNNASGSGSSRNQNRTEDDDDDDGDDEEGPSRKRPTRNGTASARRMLSSSSNGVSSSSNNVSPEAQPGPSRSNRAVPSVGASSAAAGTSSSSRVTRRSQEAATEDDGTMSSAGTDSSSDSSDSSDDSASVPVSHRHDYDSGEMYDPYKRRRRKQSKPKKAKKKNPSKVSSSTPQKKKPPTTSAATASTSGSTAIAGGSRSEQFSSSSRQHLPQRNGTVAGLGVAGSSTRRVVEERRSQEQDKPKNVATGTGGGGGKRTLRSTRNNTGSESEDDDDEAGEGPSSGRRVPKRANRYESDHSYHMERPKAARIVSDSDHEEQESPRSTRGSTRRAQAEWGRSEDSLDAAPEDEQPSNSQQSAASSSRRMMRPRNRISDPEQSPEETATISKRGSSQRAAANRARLWLASESDNDHRQLQSPELPSTSSSTSRARVSRMVVPPNGNSNSSTASTTRSPRKTTSSTAGEGSSRSATNRRLRNISQSEPSVTPPPHTVDHNYGEPSSRRSSRNRHQLSRHQRNADELDHTPEEGEDPHTTEGPTDDTSDDAPLRPRTATRPSQISSRLRSKTASPAKRGSKKSSGTSEEDDGARPNDSDEEFIGVEEESDSEEKVTGDSTDDDSDDNTPLRVMSKSRTASSRRTQPSSRSTSSALAGRSGNISSRTRQKERNSSEDDYGGPGPSTLRNTRNLKRPRYNEDSDDEDGGATGRSQRPKRPTIVPSSERPHQYFGGGGPSSASRQQQHNGGTTSNTGTDSHSEDNEALTSVSSRGRVRRIKPNVRRIFRE